A section of the Thermoflexus hugenholtzii JAD2 genome encodes:
- a CDS encoding thiamine pyrophosphate-dependent dehydrogenase E1 component subunit alpha, producing MAVEVKEFLPITQRHEDLGLSDETVLRMYYHLLLSRRLDERCWVLQRQGRVPFHISGIAHEGIGVGAAYALRKGFDIVHPYYRDLALSIALGMKPVEFMLALYGKKGDPHSAARQMPSHFSLRHLNIIAGSSPVATQLPQAAGIALAEVLKQKLRPQLEAAGFRVSREMRVVLTSTGEGSTSEGDFHEALNWAGIYKLPLIVLVHNNQYAISVPVWKQMAVKRVADRAAAYGIHGAVCDGGNVLEVYQVVKEAVDRARAGEGTTLIEAVTYRWTPHSSDDDDRTYRTREEVEQGKLRDPLPRLRDYLYRRSLLTQRLEDELEERVRAEVDEAQRQAEEAPYPAPEEALAPVFATEDRSGWWGE from the coding sequence ATGGCGGTCGAGGTAAAAGAGTTCCTTCCGATCACCCAGCGCCATGAGGACCTCGGGCTCTCCGACGAGACCGTCCTCCGGATGTATTACCACCTCCTCCTCTCCCGCCGGCTCGACGAGCGCTGTTGGGTTCTGCAGCGCCAGGGCCGCGTCCCCTTCCACATCTCCGGCATCGCCCACGAAGGCATCGGGGTGGGGGCTGCCTACGCCCTGCGCAAAGGGTTCGACATCGTGCACCCTTACTATCGGGACCTCGCTCTCTCCATCGCCCTGGGGATGAAGCCGGTGGAGTTCATGCTCGCCCTCTACGGGAAGAAGGGCGATCCCCACAGCGCCGCCCGCCAGATGCCCTCCCACTTCAGCCTCCGCCACCTGAACATCATCGCCGGCTCCAGCCCCGTTGCCACCCAGCTTCCTCAGGCCGCCGGCATCGCCCTCGCGGAGGTCCTCAAACAAAAGCTCCGGCCCCAGCTGGAGGCCGCCGGGTTCCGGGTGAGCCGGGAGATGCGGGTGGTCCTCACCTCCACTGGCGAGGGCAGCACCAGCGAGGGTGACTTCCACGAGGCGTTGAACTGGGCCGGTATCTACAAGCTCCCCCTCATCGTCCTGGTCCACAACAACCAGTATGCGATCTCCGTGCCGGTCTGGAAGCAGATGGCGGTGAAGCGTGTCGCTGATCGGGCCGCTGCCTACGGTATCCACGGGGCTGTCTGCGACGGCGGCAACGTCCTGGAGGTCTATCAGGTCGTGAAGGAGGCGGTGGATCGGGCGCGGGCGGGGGAGGGGACGACCCTCATCGAGGCGGTGACCTACCGGTGGACCCCCCATTCGTCCGATGACGATGATCGGACTTACCGGACGCGGGAGGAGGTGGAGCAGGGCAAGTTGCGGGATCCGCTGCCCCGCCTGCGGGATTATCTCTACCGGCGAAGCCTCCTCACCCAACGGCTCGAGGACGAGCTGGAGGAGCGGGTGCGGGCCGAGGTGGATGAGGCCCAGCGGCAGGCGGAGGAAGCCCCTTATCCGGCTCCCGAGGAGGCCCTGGCCCCTGTCTTCGCCACGGAGGACCGCTCCGGCTGGTGGGGGGAGTGA
- a CDS encoding DUF169 domain-containing protein codes for MLDRLQRLQEALQAHVRPATFPVAIRMIAPGEPWPEKTRFPKRDFGQQIAICQGFAIARHYGWIIGMRGEDLSCPLAKAVWGFEPLLDYYLNGMTCAGMYTETPAAGAVSEAQVDKWEYRQWEGVVVAPLHRTTFEPHVILIYGNSAQVMRLVVARLWKTGGRLTSSFSGRIDCADAVITTMKTDECQVILPCYGDRVFGQAQDDEMAFTIPNSKIEWIVEGLEGTHKGGIRYPIPKFLRYTGIYPDHYMEMERQWREKKEATPSG; via the coding sequence ATGCTGGACAGGCTTCAACGCCTGCAGGAGGCCCTTCAGGCTCACGTGCGCCCGGCCACCTTCCCGGTGGCGATCCGGATGATCGCCCCGGGGGAGCCGTGGCCGGAGAAGACCCGCTTCCCCAAACGGGATTTCGGCCAGCAGATCGCCATCTGTCAGGGATTCGCCATCGCCCGTCATTACGGTTGGATCATCGGGATGCGAGGGGAGGACCTCTCCTGCCCCCTCGCCAAAGCCGTGTGGGGCTTTGAACCGTTGCTCGATTACTACCTCAACGGCATGACCTGCGCCGGGATGTATACGGAAACCCCGGCCGCCGGAGCGGTGAGCGAGGCCCAGGTCGACAAATGGGAATACCGCCAGTGGGAAGGCGTCGTCGTCGCCCCCCTTCATCGCACCACCTTTGAGCCCCATGTGATCCTCATCTACGGGAACTCCGCTCAAGTCATGCGCCTGGTGGTCGCCCGCCTCTGGAAGACGGGAGGGCGTCTCACCTCCTCTTTCTCCGGGCGCATCGACTGCGCCGACGCGGTGATCACCACCATGAAGACCGATGAGTGCCAGGTCATCCTCCCCTGCTACGGCGATCGGGTCTTCGGCCAGGCCCAGGACGACGAGATGGCCTTCACCATCCCGAACAGCAAGATCGAGTGGATCGTCGAGGGACTGGAGGGCACCCACAAGGGCGGCATCCGCTACCCCATCCCCAAGTTCCTCCGCTACACCGGGATCTACCCCGATCATTACATGGAGATGGAACGCCAGTGGAGGGAAAAGAAAGAAGCGACACCCTCAGGATGA
- a CDS encoding DUF6883 domain-containing protein produces MPLPNAENAYVPLSKITRYLLSETHSVGRAKARFFRALGFNERHPELLQEALLEVAREGLVRGILETPYGSKYVVDGQLRTPKGELVWIRTIWIVEAGQDQPRLVTAYPREEE; encoded by the coding sequence ATGCCGCTCCCGAATGCCGAAAACGCCTACGTCCCTTTGTCCAAGATCACTCGATATCTGCTGTCGGAAACACACAGCGTCGGCAGGGCAAAGGCCAGGTTCTTCCGTGCCCTTGGGTTCAATGAAAGACACCCAGAGCTTCTGCAGGAGGCGCTCCTGGAAGTTGCTCGGGAGGGCCTCGTGAGAGGCATCCTTGAGACGCCATACGGCAGCAAATATGTCGTGGATGGTCAGCTGCGGACACCAAAAGGGGAATTGGTGTGGATTCGAACGATATGGATTGTGGAAGCGGGTCAAGATCAGCCGCGGCTGGTTACCGCCTATCCTCGAGAGGAGGAATGA
- a CDS encoding DUF4926 domain-containing protein: MIRELDSVVLMRDLPEHGLRAGDVGVVVHVYGEGIGFEVEFVTGDGKTVAVVTLSRDEVRPIGKEEILHVRTLTST; the protein is encoded by the coding sequence ATGATCCGAGAACTAGACAGTGTGGTACTGATGCGGGATCTACCGGAGCACGGCTTACGGGCCGGAGATGTAGGAGTCGTGGTGCACGTTTACGGGGAGGGGATCGGATTCGAGGTGGAGTTCGTGACGGGCGACGGGAAGACGGTGGCGGTGGTTACCCTGAGCCGGGATGAGGTTCGGCCGATCGGAAAGGAGGAGATCCTGCACGTGCGGACCCTGACCTCCACCTAA
- a CDS encoding enoyl-ACP reductase FabI, producing the protein MGLLDGKIALIFGVANDHSIAWGIAKAMHAEGATLAFSYAGPALERRVRPLAESVGASFIEPCDLSDDDQITALFEKYRQAYDRLDILVHAVAFAKREELSGPYYLTSREGFRVAMDVSVYSFTALAREAAPLMKNGGALLTLTYYGSEKVVPHYNVMGVAKAALEASVRYLAYDLGPKGIRVNAISAGPIRTLAATGIPGFRSLYSLFREIVPLRRNVTIDDVGALAAWLCSDRAAAITGEVIFVDAGYHILGVTERLVEEPAEAR; encoded by the coding sequence ATGGGGCTGCTGGATGGGAAGATCGCCTTGATCTTCGGGGTGGCGAACGACCACTCCATCGCCTGGGGCATCGCCAAGGCGATGCATGCGGAGGGGGCCACCCTGGCCTTCTCCTACGCCGGGCCGGCCCTGGAGCGACGGGTGCGCCCCCTGGCGGAGAGCGTGGGGGCGTCCTTCATCGAGCCGTGCGACTTGAGCGATGACGACCAGATCACCGCTCTCTTCGAGAAATACCGCCAGGCCTACGACCGGCTGGACATCCTGGTCCACGCCGTGGCCTTCGCGAAGCGGGAGGAGCTGAGCGGACCGTATTACCTGACCTCCCGCGAAGGGTTCCGCGTCGCCATGGACGTGAGCGTGTATTCCTTCACCGCCCTGGCCCGGGAGGCCGCGCCCCTGATGAAGAACGGCGGGGCGCTGCTCACCCTGACCTACTACGGCTCGGAGAAGGTGGTCCCGCACTACAACGTGATGGGCGTGGCCAAGGCCGCCCTGGAGGCCTCGGTCCGTTACCTGGCCTATGACCTGGGGCCGAAGGGCATCCGGGTCAACGCCATCTCCGCCGGCCCGATCCGCACCCTGGCGGCGACCGGCATCCCGGGGTTCCGCTCCCTCTACAGCCTGTTCCGGGAGATCGTCCCCCTGCGGCGCAATGTCACCATTGATGACGTGGGGGCATTGGCCGCCTGGCTGTGCAGCGACCGGGCGGCCGCCATCACCGGCGAGGTGATCTTCGTCGACGCCGGGTATCACATCCTCGGCGTCACCGAGCGCCTGGTGGAGGAGCCGGCGGAGGCCCGTTGA
- a CDS encoding TVP38/TMEM64 family protein encodes MSRLLPRGPRVGLWLRGAGLIALAAGGLLLFPHLWPMVTERERLEAWLAANRATGAFLLIGLNALQVILAPLPGALLGWISGYWFGPWWGSLVTWIGVSLGNGLTMAVARILGRPLLLAGLPAHRLERMDRLLRRYGLVLILIVFLLPFTPDDLLAWAVGLSPLPLGPAFAVSTLARLVHVLIANAIGAYLRSGDLLWLGMVAALSLGALALAWRLATAARLPLSALYDDRPG; translated from the coding sequence GTGTCCCGCCTGCTTCCTCGCGGACCCCGAGTCGGCCTGTGGTTGCGGGGCGCAGGGCTCATCGCCCTGGCCGCCGGCGGCCTCCTCCTCTTCCCCCATCTGTGGCCCATGGTGACCGAGCGGGAGCGGCTGGAGGCATGGCTGGCGGCCAACCGGGCGACGGGAGCCTTCCTCCTCATCGGATTGAACGCCCTGCAGGTGATCCTCGCGCCGTTGCCGGGGGCGTTGCTGGGGTGGATCAGCGGCTACTGGTTCGGGCCCTGGTGGGGATCCCTGGTCACCTGGATCGGGGTCAGCCTGGGAAACGGCCTCACCATGGCCGTGGCCCGTATCCTGGGCCGCCCGCTGCTCCTGGCCGGGCTTCCGGCCCATCGGCTGGAACGGATGGATCGTCTGCTCCGGCGCTACGGATTGGTCCTCATCCTAATCGTCTTCCTGCTGCCCTTCACACCGGACGATCTCCTGGCGTGGGCCGTCGGGCTTTCTCCGCTCCCCCTCGGCCCCGCCTTCGCCGTGAGCACCCTCGCCCGTCTGGTCCACGTGCTGATCGCCAACGCCATTGGGGCCTATCTGCGCTCCGGGGATCTGCTCTGGCTGGGGATGGTCGCCGCCCTCAGCCTCGGGGCCCTCGCCTTAGCGTGGCGGCTGGCGACGGCCGCCCGCCTCCCCCTCTCCGCCCTCTACGACGATCGCCCGGGATGA
- the mdh gene encoding malate dehydrogenase, whose translation MRPKITIVGAGNVGATTAHWLAERELGDIVLVDIPQTEGMPKGKALDLMQAGPIVGYNTRLIGTTDYEPTANSDIVVITAGVPRKPGMSREDLVNVNANIIRDVISKAVPLSPNAIYIVVTNPLDTMTYLAYKLSGLPRERVIGQAGILDSARMRTFIAMELDVAVENVQAMVLGGHGDEMVPMVRFTTVAGIPISMLLPKEKIDAIVDRTRKGGGEIVSLLKTGSAYYAPGAAVAQMVEAILKDQKLIVPCSVYLQGEYGLHDICFGVPVKLGRKGVEQIIELPLNEEERAMLERSVQLIRNTMAALQPA comes from the coding sequence ATGCGCCCCAAGATCACGATTGTCGGTGCGGGGAACGTGGGCGCCACGACGGCCCACTGGCTGGCGGAGCGGGAGCTCGGGGACATCGTGCTGGTGGACATCCCCCAGACCGAAGGCATGCCGAAAGGGAAAGCCCTCGACCTCATGCAGGCCGGCCCCATCGTCGGCTACAACACCCGCCTCATCGGGACCACGGACTACGAGCCGACGGCGAACTCCGACATCGTGGTCATCACCGCCGGTGTCCCTCGTAAACCCGGGATGAGCCGGGAGGACCTGGTCAACGTCAACGCCAACATCATCCGGGATGTGATCAGCAAAGCGGTCCCTCTCTCCCCGAACGCGATCTACATCGTGGTGACCAACCCGCTGGACACCATGACCTACCTGGCCTACAAGCTCTCCGGCCTCCCCCGGGAGCGGGTCATCGGGCAGGCCGGGATCCTGGACAGCGCCCGGATGCGCACCTTCATCGCCATGGAGCTGGACGTGGCGGTGGAGAACGTCCAGGCCATGGTGCTGGGCGGACACGGGGACGAAATGGTCCCGATGGTGCGCTTCACCACTGTGGCCGGCATCCCCATCTCCATGCTGCTCCCCAAGGAGAAGATCGACGCCATCGTTGACCGCACCCGCAAGGGCGGCGGGGAGATCGTGAGCTTGCTCAAGACGGGGAGCGCCTACTACGCCCCCGGCGCGGCGGTGGCCCAGATGGTGGAGGCCATCCTCAAGGACCAGAAGCTGATCGTCCCCTGCTCGGTGTATCTGCAGGGCGAATACGGCCTCCACGACATCTGCTTCGGGGTCCCGGTGAAGCTGGGCCGCAAGGGCGTGGAGCAGATCATCGAGCTGCCCCTCAACGAGGAGGAGCGCGCCATGCTCGAGCGGTCGGTCCAGCTCATCCGCAACACCATGGCCGCCCTCCAGCCCGCCTGA